The window GATTAGAGGGATATTTATGAAAGAGTCTGGTCTATTTGCTCTAATTCATAGTTGACCATGATTTAAGAAGTCTCTGCTGCTTGCTTCTTTCACCATATGCTTCTGTACCCCTGAGCTCTGCCCGTCCTGCTGTGATATGTTGAAATCCTCCTGAATCCATGCAGCTAAATAAGTCTTTTCTTTAATAAGCTCTATCTGCTATGAACTTGGTCACAGAGGAACAAAGCAATACATCAGAAATTTCTAAAACTTGGCaagtattttccttttgttcagaGGGATACATATAGATAAGAAACATGTGTTCAAAATATGAACTCTATGTATTAAATGTCTCCAAGCAAGGCTTTACTCAGTAGACATGTGAATTGTGGGGCAAAAAGTTGTTGCTTTCATTGTCCAGGAAGACTGGAAAAGCTTCTGCTCTTATTGCAGTCTCACACCCCTACTTTCTTAGTACTTAATAGCATCTTAGTCTCTCAGTCCACAGCACCCATGTTCTTTCCTCAAAGAGCTGGCATTTGACCCATCACTTTATCCTTATGTCTGTCCATAATATTGCTATGGCTCTCAATCTCCTAGTTGGAAAACCCAAGACTTTGGTATGTTCTCCTTCATCCATGTTTAATCAACCAACATGCTCTAATTTTCACAGCCATTTCTAATTTCTATCTTAAGGTAACAACATTCTTACCAGACTCACTGCCATCAGCAGCACAGCCTTTCTTGCAAGCCATAATGGTTAACATTGCCAAATTGACAGGATACAGAATCACCCAGAGGACAGACCTCtgggtgtgtatgtgagagatTTTTCTGAATTAGATTGAGTCAGGAGGAAAGAACCATCCTAAATGTGGGCAGTAACATTCCAGGGGTTGGAGTCCTGCATCACTCCAGGACTGCTTCCTGAGTCCTGCTTTCCAAGACTGGATTGAATGTGACTAGATCATGCTGCCTAactttccttccatgatggaaaGATTGTAcctttcaaattatattttatcactagaataagaaaagtaactaatgtatggtcatcttaattttttttctccatgcttaaaaatagaaaaaaattattctgtcattttacactgtttaaaaaaatcctgaatTTTGATATGAAAATAATAACTTTGACTTTACAAAAGAAGACCTCACCTTGTCTTAAACATTTCCCTACTCCATTTCTTTTTGGCATTGATCTCTTCTTCAGTGAGTTTCTCTCATCATAGTCCATGAAGATTGTGGTAATTCTCAACTTTGGAGCTTTGCTCCTATCGGTTATTCTAGAACAATCTTTCTACttttgatatttaatttaaatactgTATATTCTAAGGAactatgtgtagttagagttttcctgcctggcccacagtcaggacaaatctctcttacccgccagtcccacagtcgctcagacccaaccaagaagcacacagaaacttacattgtttacaaactgtatggccgaggcaggctgcttgttatctacttctatcttaaattaacccatttctgttaatctatactttgccatgtggcttgtggcttaacggtgtctttacacgttgcttctcatggcagcagctggcagtgtctccccagccttccacttcccagaattctcttctctcttgtcccacctatacttcctgcctggccactggccaatcagaactttatttacacagagcgatatccacagcacttccccttttctttttttttaaggaaggttttaacttttacatagtaaaattacatataacaaaacaattatcaagcaagaattacagttacaatattaaagaagatatcctatctatcttatatttatgagtctaaggttttatagctaacatatcttttatcataattgaggaaattataactatctagtcttcaaccacatcaaagacctcagaaggatataatattacctgagaactgggagaaggatgcaagcaactttcgggagtcttgcagggtagacggagacagctggcagcctgaacagtcacctaatgttcctttgtaaagttggggcatttgtcttcagcccacagggctagagtctctcggtcacttctctcagtgtcctgtagaatgtctggcagtttcctctgtgaagcaggaacctgaaggaccattttgtcaagcaaagttcagttgtcacctttctatgggtcctgcatgtccaggtgatcgagcagtccaggcaagaacagtttcttgcccaaatggctatttttgccaaggtaaagataaactcaatatgaagtgtcttcaatgcccatcctcctctctgaagtaaattggtgctgccaggagcagacatgtctcaatgtccagaaagtctaaattttaaaagtattctaattgtcatattctgtaggtctttgaagtatttgaagattacctatctatctgaaatatgtctatgtatatctagaagacttaactaacatggctacgagtatgattatcatagatgactaactattaatctatttttaattatccatttcaatttaaaatgagctatacaaacataataccttaaacacgattagaaatatacacacagtataacaaaattaactttaagtttgtatcaatagactaaaatctataccaatgtaaaacattttaaacaagttgttgctctttagaagtaagttccttaatctaccctttcatcctattatatatgtatcatatccccttttcttctttagaaagagatctcatttataatcaaactgctttaaagaaaaatattggtttttctctgtcccacactagaggactcttctgatttgggacacaagaatctcttaaccttttcttttagcaatatgtctgggtttagagaaggagtgagccaattccatctccaaagccagcttgataattttgggaatgtgggcgtagtttctcttactacttcctgctggaggggggcgctgtatcttttggggacataaagaaaattttaggattatggagtagtccattagggtgaacctctgagccagtggccttggaaccattctggatgttggatcatctgggccatggtgtcattggagacctttcagatggtcttggctgatcaaacctgatgtatcttaatctggaacaaatccacagcctctggctttctgtgaaaacaaaagcagagactcttttccaaagcaacatatccttatatacaaatttcgaagtcaagttacctttaaaatttacatatttatttaactcaacagcttttatgatcaaatcattttctgcagttaaaagtcccaaagacaagacaaaccagattctctgtgtaatatccatctttgtaagattgaaatgcctctgtggctgctggctccgcccaactcagcttcccaacatggaggtggttcagtttaccaccagctctgtgtctggagccatgtgtaccatcaactatcagaagcagttctattaaagcagcgcatagcccagaaatctttttttttttttaactagcaaaggctaaatccaccacgcagcagagtaaagtgtcacttatagattcctcattcccgccacactgcatgtcagatgcacacgccagaaatccgccacagtagctcaaacaggcaggctgccgctaacttgagagagacaactaggaagttctttttagctctgttttagaatcttttttctcaggttttcgGTGGAatttcttgccaacacgttgggcaccatttgtagttagagttttcctgcctggcccacagtcaggacaaatctctcttacccaccagtcccacagtggctcagacccaaccaagaaagcacacagaaacttacattgtttagaaactgtacagccgaggcaggcttcttgttatctacttcttctatcttaaattaacccatttctgttaatctatactttgccatgtggcttgtggcttaacggtgtctttacatgttacttctcatgacagcggctggcagtgtccccctagccttctacttcccagaattctcttctctcttgtcctgcctctacttcctgcctggccactggccaatcagaactttatttacacagagcgatatccacagaaaCTATGACTCTAGCatgtcttaatttttctttcatttgaattCCTTCAGTGATTTTAATGTATCATGTGTTTAACActtataaagtatttatttgatatttttgagGTTGAGAAGTAGTGTAATTTTAGTATCCATGAGAATAAAACAGCTAATGTGTCAGGAGCTCAACaactgctaacacacacacacacacacacacacacacacacacacacacacgcacacacacacgcacacgcacacgcgcacacacacacattaatgttTCAGAGCTTTACAAAAGATACTGAAATAATTGTGGACTTCACTATGGAATGGGGTTCTATTATATATTATAACCAATGAGAGCTACCCAAACAGGTGCAAACAGCCATATCCACTTTCCTTCCGAGGACAAGTCTAGAGACATAGGTCGTCATCCTCCCATATGTGGTAGAGGCTGAGTGCATCTCCAGAGTAGGCGTTTCTGTAGATGGCTTGGTAGATAACTCGGAGGGCCAGATCATATGCCTGCTCCATTTCTAGGTTATAGAAGTAGCCTCGATTCATGACCCCATAAACATTCATGGAGCCAGAACCCACAGAGAAGACAGTTCCAGAAACGCTGTTCCCTTCATGGTCTACATAGTAGAGGTGAgggcctctttttttcttttttctttttgtttttttgagacaaggtttctctgtgtagctttgcgcctttcctggaactcactttggagaccaggctggcctcgaactcacttaCCCCAGTCACAGATTAGGGTGCCGGTGGACAGCCCCATGCCTTTGTACTGATACACCATGTTAGCAAGAAGTTTGGAGGCCGCTGCGACAGAGATGCGTTCCTTATTTCGAAGCTCATAGATTCGACATTGCCGAGCCAACAACCGCTCCCAGAAGCTGCAATCGGCTGCACCCCCAGCCATGGTGCCCAGGAGGTAAGGGTTGATCTCTATCACTTTCTTCACTGTCTGAGAGGCAATATAAGCACCTGCTGTGGCCCGGGAATCAGCTGCAACCACTCCATGGCAAAACTTGAAGGCCACGGTGGTGGTTCCCTGAAACATTTCGATTTTTGGCTCCTCTAGGGCACCCCAGTTTGGTGCAGCAAGGCTCAGCCCATCACCAGGACTTCCCAGACACAGTTCCAGCAGATCTTTCTGACTTCTGAGTCCAAAGAACCCATGCTGGTTCACCATCACTGACTGCTCCAAAACGCTAGCCAGCGCCATATCTAACAAATACTATTTGATGCCTTTAAACTATCTTAACTATTTACTGGACACATAGCCTGTCCGCTTCTCCTGAACAAAGTATTTGAGAAAACTACCATTCCAAATTAGGGGTTTTGTGTGTCAATGGTCCTACAAAAATGTGTtgactgtaaaaacaaaacaaaacaaaacacaaaccaaaccaaaccaccacaacaaaaacgCTAAAATATTCTCAATGAATTaatcataggtttttttttttttcatgaaaacatAGAGGAGCTTAGGTATCAAAGGGATTCTAATTAACGGTACCATTTTATCTAAAAATTTATTGAGAACCTGCAAACTACTGGCCACCGTGATGAGTGCTGAGAAAAGAGGCATGACTTAGcaatggttcttttttttcttttaggatttttttaaattcattttacataccaatcacagatctccttctcttcccccctccAACCTTCCCCCACcaacccacaccccattccctcctccaacaagataaggtctcctgtggggagtcagcagagcttggtacattcagcagaggcccctccccctgcctcaaggctgtgcaaggtgtcccaccttaggtagtgggttccaaaaagccagcttgtgcaccagggatggatcccttaagcagatcaagctacacaactgtcttgcctatgcagactggcctagtccagtcccattctTGACATGCAGGAGACAAGTGAAGGAGAAAGACTTGTAAACAGAAATTGCAGTTGTGTTGGCTGGAGATGGTAGCAGAGCAAGGTCATTTTCAAACAGGTAGGAGGCATTTCTTTTCAAAAGGTAGTTAGCCCCATTCCATTTGGTTTCAACGAGAAGTGAAATGATGCTATGTGAAGGCGTTACATTCCTCTTTATCAAGCTCTGAGCTGTGCCTGCAGTGGATGGCAGCCAGCCTGGTGTTCCATTGTTTATAAcaacaaatgatttaaaatgaataaaaatcccCTAAGTTCTGTTgtacaatgataataataagagGAATAAACAACAGGCAAAATTATTATTAAGTTCATTGTTCTTGCCCATCTGCAACTGTGGCCATATTTCAGCATTTTATTGCTTAATTTAGAAATAGGTAATGTCAGCTGCCAAAAACAATTGAGAATATCAAGTGTAAGGGGACCAAACACAGCATATGGGCTATGGCAGTGTATCCTGGAGATGACCTccattgctttatttcttttcactGCCTGACAATTATAGGTCCCAGGCAACTTATGGCAGTGAATAATTTACTCACATCTAAAAACAgcacattaattcattttatatatttgttagcTGAAGGAAATTGCAAAAATCATCCCCATATAAAATTCTAAGAACAAATTTGCTATATCCATGGAAGAAATTATTAAATATCAATAGTGACTGGTTTAGTAAATGATTACAGCTCTAGCATTATGGTCACTCTGTTCTTTATAAAACCCTTCACCATGAAGCCATCTAAATTTAGAACATTAATCTTGAACTCATGAGGAAATTAACCTTTTAAAGCCATAGTTGCTTTCCCATTTGAACTTAGGATTTctggactttctttttttttttttttccttgtatacTTGTCCTTCATATTGTCCTACATATGATTTGATTGTTTAATCCCAAGTTCCTCTTACTGGTTAATCATATATCCAGGTTTTAAATGTCATCTGTTTGACAACAATACATAAATTTATATTTCTAGCTCTAACTTTATTACTGAACTCCAGAGTTATAGCTCCAAATTTATTCTGGACTTTGCCAATAGAACTCATGGTTTCTTTTATCTGCTCTATTCTCTTCAATATAAGTCTTCCTAATGGCCCAAGCCAGCTGGGATATTCTGTGAAATCTCCTTTGTTTACCCTTGTACATGCAGAcagctgcttctccttctccttctcctcctcctcctcctcctcctccttcttctccttcttttgaaAATAGCTTCTTTTCTCACTCAATACACCCCAACCAcaattttctcatacaatacctCCCCCCACTCTTCCCAGCTCTTCTCTACCTCCCCTTTCCCCAAGATCCacctcttttccctttcttcagaaaagagcaggtccccaaaagacaacaaccaaacatgacaaaacaagacacaataagACAATGAAAAATCTCTCAtattaagactggacaaggcaacctaagaggaggaaaagagtcccaggagcaggcaaaagaatcagagacacacctgctcccactgttaggagtcccacaaaacacgAAGCTAACAGGCTGGCAGCATCTTGATTCCATTCATGTATACCACCTCCACTGCCGAAGTTCTCATCATTCTGTCAATTGTCTCTCATTGGGAGCTTCCACGTCATCTTCTAGCTCTACTTGTTTCTTCCTCACCCATTTACAATTAATTCTTAACACAACTATTAAAGAGAGCATTAAAAAATGCTTATCAAATATTCTCAATGAATTaatcataggttttttttttcatgaaaacatAGAGGAGCTTAGGCATCAAAGGGATTCTATGATTTGACTACTAGGAGTTTTCACATGGattctgtttatatttaatatattaaaaacctTACTGTGGCTCTGAAAACCTTCTGCAGTTCCAAACTCTTACCTCCCTGCTTCCTAATTTCTAATTTCTATCACTCTGTCATCCCTTCTGCTCCTGGGAAGAATTAAACTTTACTGTGATTTAACATCTTCATGTTTGTTATCTCTGCCTGGATTTCTCTGCTAATCATCTCtatcatttttgttattattgttttgatttttttgagacagggtctctctatggtAGCACTAGCtatattctggaacttgctatgtagaccaggctagcttccaactcacagagaagcACCGGCCTTTGTCTCTAGAGTTATGGAATTAAAGGTacacatacaccaccatgcctagcttatttctatatttctatatttaaaaaacataactGGATTCTTTTAGGTATTCAGGTCTCAGCATAAGAGTTGTCATGTCTACAAGGATTTTTCTGACTGTCTCATTTCAAGGCAACCCattttttctgtctccatcttccttttTTCCACTTAATTCTCTACATAGAGTTTAATATTTGACatttaatatttgaaattctGTTTAGTAGCACACTAatttctttggtgtttgtgtATTTCCTATCAAACACTTCTTTACAAACTCTTCTGAATAGAGCACATCTAAGATAGGGTCATACATTTCATTGTCATTACTTGCAGTAATAACACTCTTTAAGTCATCATGAACACTGAATTAGCAATCCTGACCTCTTATCACCTGTAAGAAACACAATTTTAACAGATTAGAAGTACCCGACTCTTCCAACGGGTATTTGGTTAGGAGTTAAGCACTGTTATGTTAACAATGTTAATATTGACAGGTTtccattttaagaatttttttagtGTTTACTTTTTCTTCAAATCAACTTGAGCTTTTGTGGCCAGGCCAGTTTGATACTGACAGACACTGTCCTTGATGCATTTGGGCAATTAGCTGTGGACCAAACAGCTCCTTCATCAGCATTTTACTGTCTTGAACACCATAAGTCACTTTGAGGAAACATTGCCCTAGTCAAAAGGTCAACTA is drawn from Onychomys torridus chromosome 6, mOncTor1.1, whole genome shotgun sequence and contains these coding sequences:
- the LOC118586160 gene encoding proteasome subunit beta type-5-like, whose product is MALASVLEQSVMVNQHGFFGLRSQKDLLELCLGSPGDGLSLAAPNWGALEEPKIEMFQGTTTVAFKFCHGVVAADSRATAGAYIASQTVKKVIEINPYLLGTMAGGAADCSFWERLLARQCRIYELRNKERISVAAASKLLANMVYQYKGMGLSTGTLICDWGKKKKKRGPHLYYVDHEGNSVSGTVFSVGSGSMNVYGVMNRGYFYNLEMEQAYDLALRVIYQAIYRNAYSGDALSLYHIWEDDDLCL